A region from the Campylobacter subantarcticus LMG 24377 genome encodes:
- a CDS encoding alpha-2,3-sialyltransferase, which produces MDYSLLSSDYDVFRCNHFYLEDKYYLGKKIKACFFIAREFFEQYYMIQKLIQNGDYECEDIVCKMYNFQDRKEKILRKNFKYFFPMATNGYDVYFSKLKDLSAAIDFDVCCNFERVEMLTGTCAICCAVASGYKEIYWMG; this is translated from the coding sequence ATTGACTATTCTTTGTTATCTAGTGATTATGATGTATTTAGGTGTAATCATTTTTATTTAGAGGATAAATATTACCTAGGTAAAAAGATAAAAGCATGTTTTTTTATTGCACGGGAATTTTTCGAACAATATTATATGATTCAAAAGCTTATACAAAATGGAGATTATGAGTGCGAAGATATAGTATGTAAGATGTATAATTTTCAAGACAGAAAAGAAAAAATTTTAAGAAAAAATTTTAAATATTTTTTTCCTATGGCTACTAATGGATATGATGTTTATTTTTCAAAGCTGAAAGATCTTAGCGCTGCTATAGATTTTGATGTTTGTTGTAATTTTGAACGAGTGGAAATGTTAACAGGCACTTGTGCAATATGCTGTGCTGTTGCTAGTGGTTATAAAGAAATTTATTGGATGGGGTAG
- a CDS encoding glycosyltransferase, with the protein MKQEVSSFWYTPKGYKGIGLMELLSIKSFMDNGYKFILYTYNIDDTVFKKLDELFDDFELRDANEIVPFENYFSDDRGAGVAAFSDYFRYYMLYQKDAIWVDLDMICLNYINLDQEYILSQELDEEKNASRITTSFLKFPKNSEFGKNLVMQAEKIINNQKLIKWGVIGPNFLAKEVSKYNLENYFWEYKKTCQFSWQKTKNFIDHKMHLDENQPFLHLFSEMWRIYNLNKNYFYKKGIYGKLLKKHKIKDLIEKLDYQLSFKDKYYFLSVIYPNIKYYICHPKRIFKKK; encoded by the coding sequence ATGAAACAAGAAGTTAGTAGTTTTTGGTATACACCTAAAGGTTATAAAGGCATAGGACTAATGGAGCTTTTATCTATAAAATCTTTTATGGATAATGGTTATAAATTTATTCTCTATACTTATAATATCGATGATACAGTTTTTAAAAAATTAGATGAATTATTTGATGATTTTGAATTAAGAGATGCAAATGAAATTGTTCCTTTTGAAAATTATTTTAGTGATGATAGAGGAGCAGGCGTAGCGGCTTTTAGTGATTATTTTAGATATTATATGCTTTATCAAAAAGATGCGATTTGGGTAGATCTTGATATGATTTGTTTAAATTATATAAATTTAGACCAAGAATATATTCTTTCACAAGAATTAGATGAAGAAAAAAACGCATCAAGAATTACAACTTCTTTTTTAAAATTTCCAAAAAACAGTGAATTTGGCAAAAACCTAGTCATGCAAGCTGAAAAAATAATAAACAATCAAAAATTAATTAAATGGGGAGTTATAGGACCCAATTTCTTAGCAAAAGAAGTTAGTAAATATAATTTAGAAAACTACTTTTGGGAATACAAAAAAACTTGTCAATTTTCATGGCAAAAAACAAAAAATTTTATAGACCACAAGATGCATTTGGATGAAAATCAACCATTTTTACATTTATTTTCAGAAATGTGGAGAATATACAATTTAAATAAAAATTATTTTTATAAAAAAGGAATTTATGGAAAATTATTAAAAAAACACAAAATAAAAGACTTGATAGAAAAACTTGACTATCAACTTTCATTTAAAGATAAATATTATTTTCTATCTGTTATATATCCTAATATTAAATATTATATTTGTCACCCAAAAAGAATATTCAAGAAAAAATAA
- a CDS encoding glycosyltransferase family 2 protein: MNQISIILPTYNVEKYIARALESCINQTFKDIEIIVVDDCGNDKSIDIAKEYANKDGRIKIIHNEKNLKLLRARYEGVKVATSPYIMFLDPDDYLELNACEECINLLFKKEKNVDLIWFNFLYDKQGAISKDNFLKDKFYTISEYCQLILKQKNNICYWNLCSKLIKKQIYLDALLHLKNQTKLTMAEDALVFFFIILNCKTIITSSKNIYYYFQNCKSSVNTKDIAIIQKNLLDEKKVIDLLQSFFKNNKNNIDKNICKLLRNLIIDLMINNLHREIKKANEIKKLKLKFSYIPYKCKKTYNKTVIKYYMFLQFLAKCFNS; the protein is encoded by the coding sequence ATGAATCAAATTTCAATCATACTACCAACTTATAATGTAGAAAAATATATAGCTAGAGCATTAGAAAGTTGTATAAACCAAACTTTTAAAGACATAGAAATCATTGTGGTAGATGATTGTGGAAATGATAAAAGCATAGACATAGCCAAAGAATATGCTAATAAAGATGGTAGGATAAAAATCATACATAATGAAAAGAATTTAAAACTTTTAAGAGCAAGATATGAAGGTGTCAAAGTGGCAACTTCACCTTATATCATGTTTTTAGATCCTGATGATTATTTAGAGCTTAATGCTTGCGAAGAATGTATTAATTTACTTTTTAAAAAAGAAAAAAATGTTGATTTAATATGGTTTAACTTTTTATACGATAAACAAGGTGCTATCAGTAAAGATAACTTTTTAAAAGATAAATTTTATACCATATCTGAATATTGTCAACTTATATTAAAACAAAAAAATAATATATGCTATTGGAATCTTTGCTCAAAACTAATAAAAAAGCAAATCTATCTAGATGCGCTGTTACACTTAAAAAATCAAACAAAACTAACAATGGCAGAAGATGCCTTAGTCTTTTTTTTCATTATATTAAATTGCAAAACAATAATCACAAGCTCAAAAAACATATATTATTATTTTCAAAACTGCAAAAGTTCAGTTAATACAAAAGATATAGCGATAATTCAAAAAAATTTATTAGATGAAAAAAAAGTAATTGATTTACTACAATCTTTTTTTAAAAACAACAAAAATAATATAGATAAAAATATTTGTAAGCTTTTAAGAAATTTAATCATTGATTTAATGATAAATAATTTACACAGGGAGATAAAAAAAGCTAATGAGATAAAAAAGCTAAAATTGAAATTTAGCTATATTCCTTACAAGTGCAAAAAAACATACAACAAAACAGTGATAAAATATTATATGTTTTTACAATTTTTAGCTAAATGTTTTAATTCATAA
- a CDS encoding glycosyltransferase family 2 protein, producing the protein MKTVGVVIPIYNVEKYLKECLDSVINQTYTNLEIILVNDGSTDENSLNIVKEYTLKDKRITLFDKKNGGLSSARNVGIEYFSGEYKLKNKTQTIKENSLIEFNIEGNNPYEIYTVYKSYKAFNNEQDLTNFTYPIIDYIIFLDSDDYWELNCIEECVPRMDGVEVVWFDSIEYHDMEKSYLRHHSRLKDTGIKEECKINPIEWLECLIQRNIKDFAFAWSGMIDFDYINDKKLKFKDGIFAEDHLFGILLFSQAKNIYVYPKVFYYYRIRANSLTNQDKKITKDNILPYFKDIFIAFEENAALAKEYFKYASWVQTSLELVQFIENYHDKKISSLLKDVILYFYIKNAFKVEKFDKDPLCIKEKLQLLKPYKISKIRYKLRNFLILVKR; encoded by the coding sequence ATGAAAACCGTAGGCGTAGTAATCCCCATATACAATGTAGAAAAATATCTAAAAGAATGTTTAGATAGTGTAATCAATCAAACTTATACTAACTTAGAAATCATACTCGTAAATGATGGCAGTACAGATGAAAACTCACTCAATATTGTAAAAGAATACACTCTAAAAGATAAAAGAATCACTCTTTTTGATAAAAAAAATGGTGGTTTAAGCAGTGCTAGAAATGTAGGTATAGAATATTTTAGTGGAGAATATAAACTCAAAAACAAAACTCAAACTATAAAAGAAAATTCTTTAATAGAATTTAACATAGAAGGTAATAATCCTTATGAAATATACACTGTATATAAAAGCTATAAAGCTTTTAATAACGAACAAGATTTAACTAACTTTACCTATCCTATTATAGATTATATTATCTTTTTAGACTCTGATGATTATTGGGAATTAAACTGCATAGAAGAATGTGTACCTAGAATGGATGGGGTAGAAGTGGTTTGGTTTGATAGTATCGAATATCATGATATGGAAAAAAGTTATCTTAGACATCATAGTCGTTTAAAAGACACGGGCATAAAGGAGGAATGTAAAATAAATCCTATAGAGTGGCTTGAGTGCTTAATACAAAGAAACATTAAAGACTTTGCATTTGCGTGGAGTGGTATGATTGATTTTGATTACATAAATGATAAAAAATTAAAATTTAAAGATGGTATTTTTGCCGAAGATCATCTATTTGGAATTTTACTTTTTTCGCAAGCTAAAAATATTTATGTCTATCCTAAAGTATTTTATTATTATAGAATTCGAGCTAATTCTTTGACAAATCAAGATAAAAAAATTACTAAAGATAATATTCTTCCGTATTTTAAAGATATATTTATTGCATTTGAAGAGAACGCAGCTTTAGCAAAAGAGTATTTTAAATACGCCAGTTGGGTGCAAACTAGTTTAGAATTGGTGCAATTTATAGAAAATTATCATGACAAAAAAATTTCATCATTGTTAAAGGATGTTATTTTATACTTTTATATCAAAAATGCATTTAAAGTTGAAAAATTTGATAAAGATCCTTTGTGTATTAAAGAGAAATTACAACTATTAAAACCTTATAAAATTTCGAAAATAAGATATAAATTACGTAATTTTTTAATTTTAGTAAAAAGGTAA